One Archangium violaceum genomic window, GGGTGCGGTTCCTGCCGACCTCGGAGGTCGTCTCCCCGGGTGATGCATCACAGGTGACGGCCGGGCCCCAGGTGTTCGCCCGGAGCGAGCTGTGCGCGGTGGCACTGCCGGATGGGCGGGTGATGACGCTCGGAGGGCTCCAGTTCACCGCGAGCGGGCCCGTGAGCGACCCGCACGTGGAGCTGCTCGTGCCCGGGACGGACGGTGGCTCGACGGCATTGCTCGGGTTGAAGCCGCTGGAGCAGGCGCGTCACCAGCACACGTGCACGGTGCTGGAGGACGGCTCGGTGCTCATCGTGGGTGGTCTGGACGACAACGGGGTCCGGCGGACGACGCTGGGAGACCTGGTCATCTACACGCCGGTACCCCTGGACTGAACCCTCGGACCTCGGGGGCCCGGTAGCGGCCCGGGACCCCAGATACCCTCACCCCGACCCTCTCCCAGGGGGAGAGGGGAGTGTTACGCGGTCGGCGTCGTGGGATTCTCGTCCTGCTTGGACTCGCCCGTGGCGGGCTGTTCGTTGGACACGCCGGACTGCTCGGACGCGGCGGCGGCCTGCTGCTGCGCGGCCTCGGCGGCGGTCCGGGCCTGTGCGGCCTCCTCCACCTTGCGGTCGCTGGCCGCCATCTCGTCCGGCGTCAGCTCCGTACGCTCAGCCAACATGCCGGTCTTCTTCTCCAGGTCCTTGATGGCCCGGCGCAGCAGATCCCGCTCCAGCAGGGTGCGGTTCAGGCGCTTCTCGAGCGCCTTGTACTTGTCCTTCACCAGCTCCAGCTCGTTCTTGCTGGCGGCGAAGATGCGCTGCTGCGAGTCCGCGCGGCCCTTGATGCGCTTGAGCTCACGCTCCAGCTCGGCGGCCCGGCTGCGCTCCTTGTTCGCCGTCGCCTCCAGCCGCTCCATCTTCTCGCGGTCGGCGTCGTTCAGGTCGCGGTAGCGGCGCGGGCCCCGCTCCGGGGCCGGCTCGGCGGCGGGAGCGGCGGCGGGCATCACCGTCGTGGTCGCGGTCACCACGCGCTCTTCCGGCTGCGCGGGGGTGGAGAGCTGCTGCTGCGGCGCGGGCGCGGCGGCGGGAGCACCACCCCGGCGGCCACCCCGGCCCATCTCCATCTCGGACTTCAGCCGGGCGATCTCCGCCTCGGCCTGGGCCAGCTCGCCCCGGACCACCTCGAGCTGCATGGAGGCGTTGCGCTCCACCTCGGCGCGAGCGCGGGCCAGGTCCTTCTCGCCCTTCTCCGACTCCTTCTGCTCGTAGAGCTTGCGCTTGGCCTGCTTGAGCTGCTCCTTCACGTCCTGCAGCTGCGTCCGCTGTTCATCCAGCTCCTTGCGCTTACGCTCCAGGTCGGCCTCCAGACGCGCACGGGCCTTGGAGTCGGACTCCAGCTCGGCGGCCTTCGCATGGGTGGGAGGGGGCAGCGCCGTGGCCTGCTTCTGGCCGAAAAAGATGTAGCCGAGCGCCGCGAGGAAGAGCACCGAGACGACGACGAGGAGTACTTCCAGCACGAGGTTGACCTCCGGGGAGGATGCAAAAAGCGGCGCAGCCTAGCGTCAGGAGGCGGGACGTCAATAGCTCTCGTCGCCCGCTCCCTGGCCGGCGGAGCGGGCCCTACCTCGCCCGTCCTCCCCGTTCCGAGGGCGTGAGCCGCTCCTGGAAACCAGGAGTCCATGTGTTGACGTGCTCGCAGGGCCCGGGTGTCAGTGGGGCAGGGGGGCTTTCTCCGAGCATGGAAAAAGGGGTATTGCTGGAGGTCCCGCATCGTCTGGAGGCACCCCCGCGTCATGGCTCACCTGGAGCTCATTCCCAAGGAGAACGTCTCCAGCTTCCGCAAGCTCGCCATCGGAAGCTGGAAGACCTCGTACGACCCGACCGTCTACGGGACGATGACGCTGCGGATGGACAAGGCGCTGGCCTACATCGAGGCCTTCCGTCAGAAGACGGGCATCCGCCTCACCGTCACGCACCTGCTGGCCAAGGCCATGGCCGAGGCGCTGCGCCGCTGTCCGGACGCCAACGCCATCCTGCGCTTCAACAAGATCTACCTGCGCAAGCAGATCACCGTCTCCGCGCTGGTGGTGCAGACGGATGGCGGGAAGGTGGACCTGACCTCGGCGAAGATCGACGACGCGGAGCAGAAGTCGCTGCGGCAGATCGCCGCCGAGCTCGAGGCGGCGGTGCAGAAGGTCCGCCAGCGCAAGGACGAGATGCTGGAGAAGGGCAAGGGGACCGTTCAGAAGATCCCCTACATGTTCCTCAACCTCTTCACCTGGTTGATGTCCTTCTTCATGTACACGCTGAACCTGGACATGCGGTGGGCGGGCATGCCGCGGGATGCGTTCGGCTCGGCCATCATCACCAACGTGGGCTCGCTGGGGCTGGACACGGCGTACGTGCCGCTGGTGCCCTACACGCGCGTGCCCATCTTCATCGCTCCGGGCGCCATCAAGGACGCGGCGGTGGTGGAGAACGGGAAGGTGGTGGCGGGGAAGATCATGAACGTGAACGCGTCGTTCGATCACCGCTTCATCGACGGCTTCCACGCCAGCGTCCTGGCCAACACGTTGCGCGAGATGCTGGAGAACCCCTTCGAGCACTTCGACAAGATCGACGAGGTGGCCCCCTCGCTGCCGGCCGAGGTCACCCCGCCGGTGTCGGCCGTGGGCTAGTGGCGTATCCACGAAGTCCCTGGACGGAGTCCGAGGCTCCGTGGATGTCCCCTCTCCCGAAGGGAGAGGGTGCTACGCCCAGGCGCCGCGCCAGACGCGAGGCGAGCCCCGGCGGGCCCCCATCTCGCGCAGGCGGCGCACCCGCTCGGGGATGGGCGGGTGGGTGGAGAAGAGGTGCATGATGGCACCGCCGGACAGCGGGTTGACGATGAAGAGGTGCGAGGTGGCGGGCGCCCGATCGTAGGGCATCAGCTCCGCGCCACGCTCCATCTTCATCAGCGCGTCCGCCAGTGCATCCGGATCCCCACACAGCTCCGCGCCGGTGGCATCCGCGCCGTACTCGCGCGAGCGGCTCACCGCGAGCTGCAGCAGGGTGGCGGCGATGGGCGCCACCAGCAGCACGCCCAGGTTGCCGAGCGTGTGGGCGAGCCCGTCCTCGTCGTCATCGCGGCTGAGCATGGAGCCGCCGAACCAGAAGAGCATCTGCGCCGCGTAGCTGATGACGCCCGCGAGCGTGGCCGCCACGGTGCCGATGAGCGTGTCGCGGTTCTTCACGTGCGCCAACTCATGTGCCAGCACGCCCTCCAGCTCCCGCTGATCCAGGAGGTCCACGATGCCGGCCGTCACCGCCACCGCGGCGTGCTCCGGGTTGCGGCCCGTGGCGAACGCGTTGGGCGTCCGGGTGGGCAGCAGGTAGAGCTTCGGCTTGGGCATGCCCGCGCGCGCGGCCAGCCGCTCCACCATCTGGTGCAGCCACGGCGCCTCGGTGTACTCCAGCGGCTGCGCGCCATGCATGGCCAGCGCGATCCGATCGCTGAACCAGTACGAGGCGAAGTTCATCACCACGACGAAGAAGCCCGCGATGACGAGCCCCTGCGGGCCGCCCAGGCGCTCGCCCACGAACAGCAGGAGCGCCGTGAGCCCGGCCAGCAGCACCGTCGTCTTCAGCGCGTTGCCCAGCCGGTGGCCCCAGCCGCTCCCGCGCAGGCCCTCGGGGGGCATCGACGATCCATACCTTCCGCCAGCACTCATGACGTTGCCTTGCCTTTCCTTTCCCTCTGTGGGGGTCTGAATGAACGTAAACAGGCAACGGGGTGCGTCAAACGCGCTGGCAGTAGCCCTCGAGGAGGAGGGTGCTCCAGGCGGCCTGGCAATCGCTCGGCCTCTCGCTCGCGCGGATCCTGGCTCCAGGGCTCCCGGGCACCCCTGCCTCGGGGTCCATCCGGACTTGGGGTATGACCCTGTTGAAGAGGCGTGGCTTGCGCCTGCTTGCCCTACTTGCTAGGGATTCCAGAATATCGGACACTATCGGCGTTCTTGTAATTTTTCAGGCACATGGTTCCTAAACAGGGCAGGCGGGACGTGATGGGTGAGGAGGCAACGGCGAAGCGTAAGGACGCCCACCTCGACCTGTGCGCGACTGGGGATGTCGAACCGGCGGAGAACACCACGCTGCTGGAGTGCGTGCGGCTGGTGCACTGCGCGATGCCGGAGATGGCGGTGGACGAGGTGGACCTCTCCACCGAGTTCCTCGGCAAGAAGTTGCGCTATCCGCTGCTGATCACCGGCATGACGGGCGGTACGGAGCGGGCCGGGGTCGTGAACCGGGACATGGCGACGCTCGCCGAGCGGCACGGGCTGGCCTTTGGCGTGGGCAGCCAGCGCGCCATGGCGGAGAACCCGCAGGCGGCGGACAGCTAT contains:
- a CDS encoding 2-oxo acid dehydrogenase subunit E2, which produces MAHLELIPKENVSSFRKLAIGSWKTSYDPTVYGTMTLRMDKALAYIEAFRQKTGIRLTVTHLLAKAMAEALRRCPDANAILRFNKIYLRKQITVSALVVQTDGGKVDLTSAKIDDAEQKSLRQIAAELEAAVQKVRQRKDEMLEKGKGTVQKIPYMFLNLFTWLMSFFMYTLNLDMRWAGMPRDAFGSAIITNVGSLGLDTAYVPLVPYTRVPIFIAPGAIKDAAVVENGKVVAGKIMNVNASFDHRFIDGFHASVLANTLREMLENPFEHFDKIDEVAPSLPAEVTPPVSAVG
- a CDS encoding cell envelope biogenesis protein TolA, producing MEVLLVVVSVLFLAALGYIFFGQKQATALPPPTHAKAAELESDSKARARLEADLERKRKELDEQRTQLQDVKEQLKQAKRKLYEQKESEKGEKDLARARAEVERNASMQLEVVRGELAQAEAEIARLKSEMEMGRGGRRGGAPAAAPAPQQQLSTPAQPEERVVTATTTVMPAAAPAAEPAPERGPRRYRDLNDADREKMERLEATANKERSRAAELERELKRIKGRADSQQRIFAASKNELELVKDKYKALEKRLNRTLLERDLLRRAIKDLEKKTGMLAERTELTPDEMAASDRKVEEAAQARTAAEAAQQQAAAASEQSGVSNEQPATGESKQDENPTTPTA
- a CDS encoding zinc metalloprotease HtpX; amino-acid sequence: MPPEGLRGSGWGHRLGNALKTTVLLAGLTALLLFVGERLGGPQGLVIAGFFVVVMNFASYWFSDRIALAMHGAQPLEYTEAPWLHQMVERLAARAGMPKPKLYLLPTRTPNAFATGRNPEHAAVAVTAGIVDLLDQRELEGVLAHELAHVKNRDTLIGTVAATLAGVISYAAQMLFWFGGSMLSRDDDEDGLAHTLGNLGVLLVAPIAATLLQLAVSRSREYGADATGAELCGDPDALADALMKMERGAELMPYDRAPATSHLFIVNPLSGGAIMHLFSTHPPIPERVRRLREMGARRGSPRVWRGAWA